One window of the Shewanella khirikhana genome contains the following:
- a CDS encoding FimV/HubP family polar landmark protein, which translates to MTRTLILALLLLGGLSPSAEARLSHVSINKSQFTLGEYPRLRVNIVSERSDISRLEFVVRQGNGEEKLMVEPLNNFMLLLTGVDNVTDPGAELVVREYVVNQWREYKVIPLFGGAPRLAKSTPKAPVKASAVLGSSAVPAAKFAAPAEEVTAPVLQVASGDGSCLVDYQSGETLWRIASRYAPRWNTNVYGTMLALFDANPKAFHRGKISGLKQGAKLECPSPALLSRYPDTKEAKQAFEAREQE; encoded by the coding sequence ATGACAAGAACCCTTATCCTTGCCTTGCTGCTGCTTGGCGGTCTGTCGCCGTCGGCCGAGGCGCGCTTATCCCATGTCAGCATTAATAAAAGCCAGTTTACCCTGGGCGAATATCCCCGTTTGAGAGTGAACATCGTCTCTGAGCGCAGTGACATCTCTAGGCTGGAGTTTGTGGTGCGTCAGGGCAATGGCGAAGAGAAGCTTATGGTTGAGCCGCTGAACAACTTTATGTTGCTGCTGACCGGCGTCGACAATGTAACCGACCCTGGCGCCGAGCTGGTGGTGCGTGAATATGTGGTCAATCAATGGCGTGAATACAAGGTGATCCCGCTGTTTGGTGGCGCGCCGCGGCTGGCAAAGAGTACCCCGAAAGCGCCGGTTAAGGCCTCGGCTGTGCTTGGCAGCAGTGCCGTACCTGCGGCCAAATTTGCCGCGCCGGCAGAGGAAGTGACCGCCCCGGTGCTACAGGTTGCCAGTGGCGATGGCAGCTGTCTGGTGGACTACCAAAGCGGTGAGACTCTGTGGCGCATTGCCAGCCGTTATGCGCCTCGATGGAACACCAATGTGTACGGCACCATGCTGGCGCTGTTTGATGCCAATCCCAAAGCATTTCATCGTGGAAAAATCAGTGGTTTGAAGCAGGGCGCCAAGCTCGAATGTCCTTCTCCGGCGCTGCTTTCACGCTATCCGGATACCAAAGAGGCCAAGCAGGCATTTGAGGCGCGGGAACAGGAGTAA
- the rpmE gene encoding 50S ribosomal protein L31, which yields MKPGIHPEYAQITATCTCGNVIKINSTVGKDLHLDVCGACHPFYTGTQKVVDTGGRIDKFNKRFGMLGKK from the coding sequence ATGAAACCAGGTATCCATCCTGAATACGCCCAGATCACTGCCACCTGTACTTGTGGTAACGTTATCAAAATCAACTCTACTGTAGGTAAAGACCTGCACCTGGACGTGTGTGGTGCTTGTCACCCATTCTACACCGGCACCCAGAAAGTAGTTGATACCGGCGGTCGTATCGACAAGTTCAACAAGCGTTTCGGTATGCTTGGCAAGAAGTAA